In one Nicotiana tomentosiformis chromosome 6, ASM39032v3, whole genome shotgun sequence genomic region, the following are encoded:
- the LOC104100532 gene encoding protein NRT1/ PTR FAMILY 6.4-like, with translation MVLVANHNEKDGSANGTLVDFRGNPVDKSRTGGWLGAGLILGSELSERICVMGLSMNLVTYLVGDLHLPSSDSANIVTNFMGTLNLLALLGGFLADAKLGRYATIAIFGSIAAVGVTLLTLATSIPSMKPPVCDSRSKGHCIEASGQQLALLFAALYTIALGCGGIKSSVSGFGSDQFDSSNPKENKAMIYFFNRFYFCISLGSLFAVTVLVYIQDNVGRGWGYGISAGAMVIAVAVLLGGTSLYRFKKPEGSPLTIIWRVLILAWRKRKLSYPSDPGFLNEYHNAKVPHTKMLRCFDKAAILDEYTAAKENRNNPWIVSTVTQVEEVKMVLKLIPIWSTCILFWTVYSQMNTFSIEQATFMNREVGKFGIPAGSFSVFLFISILLFTSINERVTVPIARKITGNRQGLTSLQRVGIGLILSIAGMIAAAIVEKQRRENAVKHSYSIRAFWLIPQFFIVGAGEAFAYVGQLEFFIREAPEGMKSMSTGLFLTTLSMGFFISSLLVSLVHKVTNASWLKSNLNNGRLDYFYWMLAVLGIINYLVFLVFSMRHQYKVQNLSGLEDSEEELKNWTDTTIANTKKNPDAAEKEEV, from the exons ATG GTTTTGGTTGCCAACCATAATGAAAAAGATGGTTCAGCTAATGGAACTCTAGTTGATTTTCGAGGAAATCCGGTTGATAAATCTCGTACTGGAGGATGGCTAGGTGCAGGGCTCATCTTAG GATCAGAGTTATCAGAAAGAATATGTGTTATGGGGTTATCAATGAATTTAGTGACATACTTGGTTGGAGATTTACATCTTCCATCCTCTGATTCTGCCAACATTGTCACAAATTTCATGGGCACACTCAATCTTCTTGCCCTCCTTGGTGGTTTCTTGGCAGATGCTAAACTCGGCCGTTATGCAACTATTGCAATCTTTGGTTCCATTGCTGCTGTG GGAGTAACTCTGTTGACACTTGCAACATCTATTCCAAGTATGAAGCCGCCTGTGTGTGACTCAAGATCGAAAGGTCACTGCATTGAAGCTAGCGGCCAGCAACTTGCTCTCCTCTTTGCAGCATTATACACCATAGCACTTGGTTGTGGTGGAATCAAATCCAGCGTCTCGGGTTTTGGATCAGACCAATTTGATTCATCAAATCCTAAAGAGAACAAAGCCATGATATACTTCTTCAACAGGTTCTACTTCTGCATAAGCTTGGGATCTTTGTTTGCAGTGACCGTATTAGTGTATATACAAGACAATGTAGGGAGAGGATGGGGATATGGAATATCGGCTGGTGCAATGGTCATAGCAGTTGCTGTACTGCTCGGTGGAACATCGTTATACAGATTCAAGAAGCCAGAGGGAAGTCCTTTGACTATTATATGGAGAGTGTTGATCCTGGCTTGGAGGAAGAGGAAACTTTCTTACCCTTCAGATCCTGGCTTCTTGAATGAATATCACAATGCAAAAGTCCCACATACAAAAATGCTAAG GTGTTTCGACAAGGCAGCCATTCTTGATGAATATACAGCTGCAAAGGAAAATAGAAACAACCCTTGGATAGTTTCAACAGTTACTCAAGTTGAAGAAGTGAAAATGGTACTTAAGCTGATACCGATATGGTCCACATGCATACTATTTTGGACAGTTTATTCTCAGATGAATACCTTCAGCATCGAGCAAGCTACATTCATGAATAGAGAAGTTGGCAAATTTGGCATCCCCGCGGGCTCCTTTTCCGTGTTTCTCTTTATTTCGATACTCTTGTTTACTTCCATAAACGAAAGAGTTACTGTACCTATTGCTAGAAAAATCACAGGCAATAGACAAGGACTTACAAGCCTTCAAAGGGTTGGAATCGGACTAATACTATCCATTGCTGGTATGATAGCTGCAGCTATAGTAGAAAAGCAAAGAAGGGAAAATGCCGTAAAACATAGTTATAGCATAAGAGCTTTTTGGTTAATACCTCAGTTCTTCATTGTCGGCGCTGGAGAAGCTTTTGCCTATGTTGGTCAGCTTGAGTTTTTCATAAGGGAGGCACCAGAAGGGATGAAATCTATGAGCACAGGCTTATTTCTTACAACACTATCAATGGGATTTTTTATCAGTAGCTTGCTAGTTTCACTTGTACATAAGGTTACAAATGCGAGctggcttaaaagcaatttgaacaaCGGTAGGCTGGACTATTTCTACTGGATGCTAGCAGTGCTAGGAATAATCAATTACTTGGTTTTCCTAGTTTTTTCAATGAGACACCAATACAAGGTGCAGAACCTTAGCGGTCTTGAAGATTCGGAAGAAGAGCTCAAGAATTGGACGGATACGACCATTGCCAACACGAAAAAGAATCCTGATGCTGCAGAGAAGGAGGAAGTTTAA
- the LOC104100531 gene encoding uncharacterized protein encodes MGMTIEEAKKLDYFLCSDCSSEHDAEQPLNTVHVSPSRELKVPILGALPPNPNPLMFQGRHEQNEQLNQQGQSQMDGYMSAIVPPRIGAANFSLNPVLLEILKDEGLFGGLHHEDPYSHLRNFLAVCALQHQYDVSEDALRLHLFPFSLQGEASDWLDNLPAMSIYTWGELTKVFLAKYFPPARTAELRMGILQFKQKPHESLHEAWDRYKLCIKKCPNHGCPNQLLLETFYLALDKVTRSVADNAANGAIVNLSVQDARVILDRISDNAHASYVGERGHS; translated from the exons ATGGGAATGACGATTGAAGAAGCCAAGAAATTAGACTATTTCTTGTGTTCGGACTGTTCATCAGAACACGATGCGGAACAACCTCTGAATACAGTTCATGTTTCACCATCTCGTGAGCTAAAG GTACCAATCTTGGGTGCACTACCTCCAAATCCCAACCCACTCATGTTTCAAGGTAGGCATGAACAGAATGAGCAACTTAATCAACAAGGACAATCCCAAATGGATGGTTACATGAGTGCTATTGTACCACCACGCATTGGGGCTGCCAATTTTAGCTTGAATCCAGTTTTGTTAGAAATTTTGAAGGACGAGGGTCTATTTGGTGGGCTTCACCATGAGGATCCGTATAGTCATTTGCGGAATTTTCTCGCAGTATGCGCGCTTCAACATCAGTATGACGTTTCTGAGGATGCTCTTCGGTTACATTTATTCCCTTTCTCACTTCAAGGGGAGGCTTCAGATTGGTTGGATAATCTTCCAGCCATGTCTATCTATACTTGGGGAGAGTTAACAAAGGTATTCCTTGCAAAGTACTTTCCTCCCGCTAGGACAGCTGAATTGAGAATGGGTATTCTTCAATTCAAGCAGAAACCGCATGAATCATTGCATGAAGCATGGGACAGGTACAAGCTTTGCATAAAGAAATGCCCTAATCATGGGTGTCCCAATCAATTACTTTTGGAAACCTTCTACTTGGCTTTGGATAAAGTTACAAGGTCCGTGGCGGATAATGCGGCAAATGGAGCTATCGTGAATCTCTCGGTTCAAGATGCGAGAGTCATATTAGATAGGATTTCGGATAATGCTCATGCATCATACGTGGGAGAGCGAGGACACTCCTAG